One part of the uncultured Sunxiuqinia sp. genome encodes these proteins:
- a CDS encoding RagB/SusD family nutrient uptake outer membrane protein: protein MKRLKNLIILFLVLSLTPSCSDYLDVVPDNTLTLEDLFKSKEEAWNALAKVYSYMPRIEQTHSSIWTAGDEYIGRLDYNDNTGDLRGIRLMRGLQSVTNPLLGDWSNTNGGTRLYAGIRQANVFLSNIDQVPDMSDQERSEWRAQVKFLKAYYNFLLVKKYGPIIISDELIAPDASKDQLFLERTKVEDCFDYIIALMNEAIPDLREKAIATLLGQVDQAAAKAIKARVMLFRASPFFNGNMEYFGDFVGPDGEPYFPLDYNKEKWKEAIDAIEEALLACETNGIELYEYSAQPYIFDREDYMANTENVQRIYDLRMAITDPWNKELVWGFSNIDIYGGSELAHSTNMRLPEGYGGGITNEPGYSWQWMAATYRMAERYYTENGVPIEEDLNFDQDKKWELTTTPGANDPEYTELRGIMQPGAETINLYMNREPRFYANLAITGGYWRSHGVRINTMMYAGSHGGFNSSQHTTDYYETGIGIKKFVHMESKSGHWARTVKYPYPIIRLADLYLMKAEALNEYYDTPTQEVYDAINVVRERAGVPHVEHVWADASIVKTVNKHKTKEGMRDIILRERSIEFAFEGSRFWDMIRTKRAVMEFSAPIWGWEYTGTTGADFFNLEVKQTRRFTITDCLWPIDLNEMNTNSNLVQNPGW from the coding sequence ATGAAAAGATTGAAAAATTTAATCATATTGTTTCTTGTCCTTAGCCTAACACCATCCTGCTCTGATTATCTGGATGTGGTGCCGGACAATACCTTAACCCTGGAGGACCTCTTTAAATCGAAAGAGGAAGCCTGGAATGCATTAGCCAAAGTTTACAGCTATATGCCACGAATAGAACAAACACACAGCTCTATCTGGACAGCAGGAGATGAGTATATCGGACGCTTGGATTATAACGATAATACAGGAGACTTGAGAGGAATCCGTTTGATGCGAGGACTACAATCGGTTACAAATCCGCTGCTAGGCGATTGGTCAAATACAAATGGAGGCACACGGCTATACGCTGGAATCCGCCAAGCCAATGTTTTTCTCTCCAATATCGATCAAGTGCCGGATATGTCGGACCAAGAAAGAAGCGAATGGCGTGCTCAGGTCAAATTCCTGAAAGCCTATTACAACTTCTTGTTGGTTAAGAAATACGGCCCAATTATCATTTCAGATGAATTGATTGCCCCGGATGCATCTAAAGACCAATTGTTTTTGGAACGTACGAAAGTGGAAGACTGCTTTGACTACATCATCGCCTTGATGAATGAAGCCATTCCTGATCTTCGGGAAAAAGCGATTGCTACGCTCCTCGGTCAAGTGGATCAGGCTGCAGCTAAAGCCATTAAAGCCAGAGTGATGTTGTTCCGTGCCAGTCCTTTCTTCAATGGCAATATGGAATATTTTGGTGATTTTGTTGGCCCCGACGGAGAACCCTACTTCCCACTAGACTATAATAAGGAAAAATGGAAAGAGGCTATCGACGCTATCGAAGAAGCCTTGCTGGCCTGCGAGACCAACGGCATCGAACTATACGAATACAGCGCACAACCCTATATTTTTGATCGTGAAGATTATATGGCCAATACAGAAAACGTACAACGCATTTACGATTTGAGAATGGCCATTACCGACCCATGGAACAAGGAGTTGGTCTGGGGCTTCTCCAACATTGACATTTATGGTGGTTCCGAGCTGGCACACTCCACCAACATGCGCCTGCCCGAAGGCTATGGTGGTGGCATTACTAACGAACCTGGTTACTCTTGGCAGTGGATGGCAGCAACCTACCGGATGGCAGAACGGTATTATACCGAAAACGGAGTTCCCATAGAAGAAGACCTGAACTTTGATCAGGATAAAAAGTGGGAACTGACCACAACTCCCGGAGCGAATGACCCGGAATACACGGAACTGCGCGGCATTATGCAACCCGGAGCCGAAACGATTAATCTGTACATGAATCGTGAACCACGATTTTATGCTAACCTGGCCATTACAGGTGGTTACTGGCGTTCTCACGGTGTTCGGATTAATACGATGATGTATGCCGGTAGTCACGGTGGCTTCAACTCTTCGCAACACACAACCGACTATTACGAAACCGGAATTGGAATCAAGAAGTTTGTTCACATGGAATCTAAATCCGGCCACTGGGCACGTACCGTTAAGTATCCGTATCCAATTATCCGTCTGGCCGATTTGTATCTAATGAAAGCAGAAGCCCTGAATGAATACTATGACACGCCAACCCAAGAGGTCTATGATGCCATCAATGTGGTTCGCGAGAGAGCCGGAGTTCCTCATGTTGAGCACGTTTGGGCTGATGCCTCAATTGTAAAAACGGTCAACAAACACAAAACCAAAGAAGGCATGCGTGACATCATTCTTCGGGAAAGAAGCATTGAATTTGCCTTTGAAGGAAGCCGTTTCTGGGACATGATACGGACAAAAAGAGCCGTCATGGAATTCTCAGCGCCTATTTGGGGATGGGAATATACCGGAACCACTGGTGCCGATTTCTTCAATCTTGAGGTAAAGCAAACCAGAAGATTTACCATTACCGATTGCCTATGGCCAATTGACTTAAATGAGATGAATACGAACTCTAACCTAGTTCAAAACCCGGGATGGTAA
- a CDS encoding TonB-dependent receptor: MKLTLLLFMMGVVSLYATSTYSQSTRFSMDIENGTIKQLFEEIQEQSEFIFFYKDSDVDLEKTVSVKAERFSVERILRKAFEGTNLTYQISDRQIVIIPDQTAAPKQVQEVIEQPGLKTISGFVKDDVGLGLPGVSVAIRGTSRGTVTDANGEFSMQAAVGDTLVFSFIGKTPVEQVVGDRNIFDVALYDDDTQLDEVQVVAFGKQKKTSVISSIETVRPGDLKQPASNLTSALAGKIPGIISYQTTGEPGNDNAQFFVRGVTTFGYKTNPLILIDGFEASPDDLARMEPDNIESFSILKDASATVLYGARGANGIIIVETKSGREGPAKINIRLETHIATPTQMNELLDGVDYMRLYNEARISRNPILGAFYSEQKIQSTADGLDPMIYPNIDWYDELFEKSTINKKANFNVSGGGQIATYYVAGTIENENGLLKVAPENNFNNNININRVQLRNNVIFKLTPTTRLDTRLQGRFERYNGPATAASEIFRQVMNSNPVDFPAVYEPDEKHAFADHILFGSTFVGGPLKANPYAEMVRGYEDRNESSITAMATLSQDLDFITEGLKLQAKASVNTWSEYKSTRSYIPYFYDLENYNQITEEYTLFALNPNDGQAFLGDVNPGRNASAHYYYEGRLNWDRKFGLHSVGLMTVGMFEEYLLTSGNSRSIYETLPERNMGNSGRLTYDYDNRYFFEFAYGYNGSEKFSGDRRFGFFPSFGGGWLVSNESFWAPLENIINTLKLKGTWGKVGNDAIAQRQDRFFYLSDIAKGGGGYRWGNTFMNEYGGYQINRYANPDITWEVSTKMNLGIELTFLDDALKIQGDVFKDVRDQIYLQRQNFPSSAGLEASISGNVGKVESKGFEASIDYQYISQKDWWMTGRANFTFATNEYVQLDERDYADEYLKRQGHPIRQWWGLIAERLFVDEAEIANSPKQDFGTYQAGDIKYKDVNGDGVVNANDEVPMGLPTVPEVQYGFGLSGGFKDFDLSFFFQGNARVSVFIDPSDVSDPNNNRYGIAPFASRRNALTIIAEDYWSETNPDVHAFWPRLSVDPLENNTRTSSWWLRNGAFLRLKTVEMGYNLPADTFKKIGLQSVRLYASGTNLFVISPFKLWDPEMGRAGLGYPPNKRFNIGVQLSF; the protein is encoded by the coding sequence ATGAAATTAACCTTACTTCTATTTATGATGGGGGTTGTCAGTTTGTATGCAACTTCTACTTATTCGCAGAGTACACGGTTTTCAATGGACATCGAGAATGGAACCATTAAACAACTTTTTGAAGAAATTCAGGAACAGAGCGAGTTTATTTTCTTCTACAAGGACAGCGATGTAGATCTGGAAAAGACAGTAAGTGTCAAAGCTGAACGGTTTTCTGTTGAACGAATTCTTAGAAAAGCCTTTGAAGGAACAAATCTAACCTATCAGATCTCTGATCGGCAAATTGTTATTATCCCTGACCAAACTGCTGCTCCCAAACAGGTGCAGGAAGTTATAGAACAACCCGGCCTGAAAACAATATCTGGGTTTGTAAAAGACGATGTGGGACTTGGTCTTCCCGGTGTTTCAGTTGCCATAAGGGGAACTTCAAGGGGAACTGTGACCGACGCCAACGGAGAATTCTCCATGCAAGCAGCAGTTGGAGACACGCTGGTTTTCTCCTTTATCGGGAAAACCCCGGTTGAGCAAGTTGTTGGAGACCGCAATATCTTCGATGTGGCTCTGTATGACGACGACACACAGCTAGACGAAGTTCAGGTGGTTGCCTTCGGAAAGCAGAAAAAAACAAGCGTAATTTCTTCGATTGAGACCGTGAGACCAGGCGATCTGAAACAACCCGCCTCGAATCTGACCAGTGCTTTGGCAGGTAAAATTCCTGGAATTATTTCATACCAAACCACTGGTGAACCTGGTAATGACAATGCGCAATTCTTTGTTCGCGGGGTTACCACCTTTGGTTATAAAACTAATCCATTGATTTTGATTGATGGCTTTGAAGCCTCACCCGATGACTTGGCTCGCATGGAACCTGATAACATCGAAAGCTTTTCCATTCTGAAAGATGCTTCCGCTACCGTACTTTACGGTGCCAGAGGAGCGAATGGAATCATCATTGTTGAGACGAAGTCGGGGCGAGAAGGACCGGCAAAAATCAACATCAGGCTCGAAACACACATAGCCACTCCCACCCAGATGAACGAATTGCTGGATGGCGTAGACTATATGCGTCTGTACAACGAGGCCCGGATTTCCAGAAACCCGATACTCGGCGCTTTCTACAGCGAACAGAAGATTCAATCGACCGCTGATGGTCTTGATCCGATGATCTACCCCAATATCGATTGGTACGATGAGTTGTTTGAAAAATCAACCATTAATAAAAAAGCAAACTTTAACGTATCGGGTGGCGGCCAAATAGCTACCTATTATGTGGCAGGAACCATAGAAAATGAAAATGGCCTTCTGAAAGTTGCCCCGGAGAACAATTTTAACAACAACATTAACATTAACCGGGTGCAGTTAAGGAACAACGTTATTTTTAAACTGACACCAACCACTCGACTGGATACCAGGCTTCAAGGCCGTTTTGAACGTTATAATGGTCCTGCCACGGCAGCAAGTGAAATTTTCAGACAGGTCATGAACTCAAACCCGGTAGATTTTCCTGCCGTATATGAACCCGATGAAAAACATGCTTTTGCTGATCATATACTATTTGGAAGTACCTTCGTTGGAGGCCCCCTGAAAGCCAACCCCTATGCAGAGATGGTTCGTGGCTATGAAGACCGGAATGAAAGTTCGATTACAGCCATGGCAACCCTTTCGCAAGATCTGGATTTTATTACAGAAGGTTTGAAGTTGCAGGCCAAAGCCTCGGTTAACACATGGAGCGAATACAAAAGTACCAGATCATACATTCCTTACTTCTATGATTTGGAAAACTACAACCAGATTACCGAAGAATATACACTTTTTGCCCTGAATCCAAACGATGGACAAGCATTCCTGGGTGATGTCAATCCGGGACGTAACGCCAGTGCACACTATTATTACGAAGGACGTTTGAACTGGGACCGCAAATTCGGGCTACACAGCGTAGGTTTAATGACCGTGGGTATGTTTGAAGAGTACCTGTTGACCAGTGGAAACAGCCGGTCGATTTACGAAACACTTCCTGAGCGGAACATGGGAAACTCCGGACGTTTAACTTACGACTACGACAACCGTTACTTCTTCGAGTTCGCCTACGGATACAACGGGTCTGAGAAATTTAGCGGCGACCGAAGGTTTGGATTCTTCCCTTCATTTGGGGGTGGTTGGCTCGTCTCAAATGAATCATTCTGGGCCCCTTTGGAAAACATCATCAACACCCTAAAATTGAAGGGCACCTGGGGTAAAGTGGGTAACGACGCCATTGCTCAACGACAAGATCGTTTCTTCTATTTATCAGATATCGCCAAAGGCGGTGGAGGTTATCGTTGGGGAAATACCTTTATGAATGAATATGGCGGCTACCAGATTAACCGATATGCCAACCCTGATATTACCTGGGAGGTTTCAACCAAAATGAACCTGGGTATTGAATTAACTTTCCTCGATGATGCTTTGAAGATTCAGGGAGATGTTTTTAAGGATGTTCGTGATCAGATTTATCTGCAACGTCAAAACTTCCCATCCTCTGCAGGTTTGGAGGCATCCATTAGCGGAAATGTAGGGAAAGTGGAATCAAAGGGTTTTGAAGCCTCCATTGACTACCAATACATTTCGCAAAAGGATTGGTGGATGACCGGCCGTGCCAACTTCACCTTTGCCACCAACGAATACGTTCAACTGGATGAACGGGATTATGCCGATGAGTACTTGAAACGTCAGGGACATCCCATCAGACAGTGGTGGGGATTGATTGCCGAACGTTTGTTTGTGGATGAAGCTGAAATTGCCAATTCACCCAAGCAAGACTTTGGTACCTACCAGGCCGGCGATATCAAATACAAAGATGTAAACGGCGATGGGGTAGTGAATGCAAACGACGAAGTCCCTATGGGCTTACCTACCGTACCCGAGGTTCAGTATGGATTTGGGTTGTCGGGTGGATTTAAAGACTTTGACCTGTCGTTCTTCTTCCAGGGGAATGCTCGTGTCTCTGTATTTATTGACCCAAGCGATGTAAGCGACCCCAATAACAATCGTTATGGTATCGCACCATTCGCTTCCCGACGCAACGCTTTAACTATTATCGCTGAAGATTACTGGAGTGAAACCAACCCGGATGTCCATGCCTTTTGGCCACGTTTATCGGTCGATCCCCTCGAAAACAATACCAGAACATCTTCGTGGTGGTTACGTAATGGCGCCTTCCTTCGTTTAAAAACCGTGGAAATGGGATACAATCTCCCGGCGGACACCTTCAAGAAGATCGGCTTACAAAGCGTCCGGCTCTATGCCAGTGGAACCAATTTGTTTGTTATCAGTCCGTTCAAACTGTGGGATCCGGAAATGGGTCGCGCTGGATTGGGCTATCCGCCAAACAAACGATTTAATATTGGTGTCCAGTTATCATTTTAA
- a CDS encoding FecR domain-containing protein — MKKEVEDILVEEGITEKKIKEEANASPKVLDTANQLYFYLITPKNKWSVLDKKQLNFRIQHSIETISRRKIRRIWFTAASVFIFAISGGIWYNQFNQPSAIADFANSTEKSKNDTVTRLVLSEAQAIDISEVESEIQYDTKGEEIAIGASQTFQQKLEPVKPSYNTLTVPYGKRSKITLSEGTTVWLNSGSKMVYPAVFAENKREVYLDGEAIFNVSKDPEKPFVVQSKQFNIEVIGTIFNLSAYSDDQSSTAVLKEGSIKLIRKTKAFLPTENKMISPGEAVTFEEKGGQFVVREVDPSDYLSWHYGYYVFKSETLGNILKKISRYYNIEINLKDRELAQITFSGRLDLKNNIEEVLYTIKKTTPFNFKEEEQRVTIY; from the coding sequence GTGAAAAAGGAAGTCGAAGATATTTTAGTAGAAGAAGGGATTACGGAAAAGAAAATCAAGGAAGAAGCAAATGCTAGTCCGAAGGTTTTAGATACGGCCAATCAGCTATATTTCTACTTAATAACCCCAAAAAACAAGTGGTCTGTACTCGATAAAAAGCAATTAAACTTCCGAATACAGCATTCGATCGAAACCATAAGCCGAAGAAAAATCCGACGAATCTGGTTTACTGCCGCTTCGGTTTTCATATTTGCTATTTCCGGAGGAATCTGGTACAACCAATTCAATCAACCTTCCGCGATTGCTGATTTTGCCAACAGCACAGAGAAGAGTAAAAACGATACAGTTACGCGTCTGGTGCTAAGTGAAGCACAGGCCATTGATATTTCTGAAGTAGAATCAGAAATCCAGTACGACACCAAGGGAGAGGAAATCGCAATTGGAGCCAGCCAAACTTTTCAACAAAAACTGGAGCCTGTAAAGCCAAGCTACAATACGCTGACCGTTCCGTACGGTAAACGGTCAAAAATAACCTTATCCGAAGGTACCACCGTCTGGTTGAACTCAGGCTCAAAAATGGTTTATCCCGCTGTTTTTGCAGAAAACAAACGCGAAGTCTACCTTGATGGTGAAGCCATTTTCAATGTTTCCAAAGATCCGGAAAAGCCATTTGTCGTTCAATCTAAACAATTTAACATAGAGGTGATTGGAACAATTTTCAACCTTAGTGCTTATTCGGACGATCAAAGTTCAACTGCCGTTTTGAAGGAAGGCTCCATTAAGCTGATCCGGAAAACAAAAGCTTTTTTGCCAACTGAAAATAAAATGATATCTCCCGGGGAGGCGGTCACATTTGAAGAAAAAGGGGGCCAATTTGTTGTCAGGGAAGTTGACCCGTCCGACTATCTTTCGTGGCATTACGGCTATTATGTCTTTAAAAGCGAAACGCTTGGAAATATTCTGAAAAAAATATCACGCTACTACAATATTGAGATCAACCTGAAAGACAGGGAACTTGCTCAAATAACCTTTTCGGGGCGTTTGGACCTAAAAAACAACATCGAAGAAGTTTTATATACCATAAAAAAAACAACACCATTTAACTTTAAAGAGGAGGAACAAAGAGTCACAATTTACTAA
- a CDS encoding sigma-70 family RNA polymerase sigma factor encodes MLGNLQARNCMQNQPNKDHLLWKSFREGDDKAFYDLYDLYSDALYSFGMQFCNDPDFVKDCIHDLFLDLHKYREQLRPTDSIKYYLFRSLRRIIHKQKLKISLLNLNQNHEQTLHLHAPASDETLIHSEIQQKKLDLLSNAVNQLTKVQQRALFLKFEQDLTYTEIATLLNISVESARTNMYRALKSLRKSLSKNQIYLSLFLQFFHKQ; translated from the coding sequence ATGTTAGGAAACCTCCAGGCACGGAACTGTATGCAAAACCAACCGAACAAAGACCATTTGCTCTGGAAAAGCTTTAGGGAAGGGGATGATAAAGCTTTTTACGATTTATACGATCTATATAGCGATGCGCTATATAGCTTTGGTATGCAGTTTTGCAACGATCCCGATTTCGTGAAAGATTGTATACACGACTTGTTTCTGGACCTACACAAGTACCGGGAGCAATTGAGACCGACTGACTCCATCAAGTACTATCTGTTCCGTTCTTTGAGGCGAATCATTCACAAACAGAAACTAAAAATCAGCTTATTAAATCTGAACCAAAACCACGAGCAAACGCTCCACTTACATGCTCCAGCGTCGGACGAGACTCTGATCCATTCCGAAATACAACAAAAAAAACTGGATCTGCTATCAAATGCAGTCAACCAACTTACCAAAGTCCAACAACGAGCTCTTTTTTTGAAATTTGAGCAAGATCTTACTTATACAGAAATCGCCACCCTCCTGAATATCTCGGTTGAATCAGCTAGAACCAATATGTATCGTGCCCTAAAATCTCTACGGAAAAGTCTGTCAAAAAACCAGATTTACTTGAGTCTATTCCTTCAATTTTTCCACAAACAGTAA
- a CDS encoding Gfo/Idh/MocA family oxidoreductase, with the protein MSRKLRMGMIGGGVGAFIGAIHRIAAIMDNQIELVCGCFSSNPENSLNSGKSYFLPENRIYSSYHQMLELEAQLPEGERMDLVVIVTPNHVHFDPAMLAMEHGFHVVMDKPITLSLDEALQLKKKQQETGLELALTHTYSGYPAVKEAKMRVARGDFGKIRRIYVEYPQGWLSAKEEDGNKQAEWRTDPKRSGKAGCIGDIGTHAHQLAEYISGLKTTEICAELNTFVPGRLLDDDGAALLRFNNGARGVLMASQIAAGEENNVKIRVYGEKGGLEWQQHEPNTLWVKWADRPTEMVRVGTGQMGEWAQHNTRTPGGHPEGYLEAFANIYRNFALSVQAKMNGEQPTSEMLDFPSVEDGIRGMQFIDTMVKSGYNDSVKWVKFG; encoded by the coding sequence ATGAGTAGGAAACTTCGCATGGGCATGATTGGCGGTGGAGTTGGTGCCTTTATTGGAGCGATTCACCGAATTGCCGCGATCATGGATAACCAGATTGAACTGGTCTGTGGATGTTTTAGTAGTAATCCTGAAAATTCCCTCAATTCCGGCAAGTCTTATTTTTTACCCGAAAATCGAATCTATTCTTCTTATCACCAAATGCTTGAGTTGGAAGCTCAATTGCCGGAAGGTGAGCGAATGGATCTTGTGGTTATTGTGACGCCGAACCATGTCCATTTTGATCCGGCGATGCTGGCAATGGAACATGGCTTTCATGTGGTGATGGATAAGCCAATTACCTTGTCTTTGGATGAAGCACTTCAACTTAAAAAGAAACAGCAGGAAACCGGTTTGGAATTGGCTTTAACCCATACTTATTCTGGTTACCCGGCGGTAAAGGAAGCTAAGATGCGCGTTGCCCGAGGTGACTTCGGGAAGATCCGCCGCATATATGTCGAATATCCACAAGGATGGCTTTCAGCAAAAGAAGAGGATGGCAACAAGCAAGCTGAGTGGCGAACCGATCCTAAGCGTTCAGGAAAAGCAGGCTGCATAGGTGATATTGGTACACATGCCCATCAATTGGCTGAATACATTTCGGGATTGAAAACCACTGAGATTTGTGCCGAGTTAAATACGTTTGTTCCCGGGCGTTTGTTGGATGACGACGGTGCTGCACTATTGCGTTTTAATAACGGAGCACGTGGAGTGCTAATGGCTTCGCAGATTGCAGCCGGTGAAGAGAATAACGTCAAAATACGAGTGTATGGCGAAAAAGGCGGGTTGGAGTGGCAACAGCATGAACCAAACACCTTGTGGGTGAAATGGGCTGATCGTCCAACCGAGATGGTGCGGGTTGGAACCGGACAGATGGGCGAATGGGCGCAACACAACACGCGCACGCCCGGCGGACACCCCGAAGGTTACCTGGAAGCATTCGCCAATATTTACCGGAACTTTGCGTTATCCGTTCAAGCGAAGATGAATGGGGAACAACCCACTTCAGAAATGCTTGATTTTCCGAGTGTGGAAGATGGGATACGCGGCATGCAGTTTATCGATACTATGGTAAAATCCGGATACAACGATTCGGTAAAGTGGGTGAAATTTGGGTAG
- a CDS encoding sugar phosphate isomerase/epimerase family protein: protein MGGRPVTLFTGQWADLTIETMCQKAKDFGYDGLELCCWGDHMEIDKADQKYCNDRIALLKKYDLNLYAISNHLVGQCVCDQIDERHKSILPDYIWGDGDPEGVRQRAAAEMINTGKVAKQLGLDTVVGFTGSSIWHLLYAFPPGSQETIDKGYEDFARRWKPILDEYEKMGVKFALEVHPTEIAFDIESAKRALKTLDNHPAFGFNYDPSHLGYQHVDYVRFIYEFADRIFHVHMKDVYWSDVPTTVGVFGGHVPFGDNRRYWNFRSLGRGNINFENIMRALNDIQYTGPLSVEWEDSGMNREAGAAESCEFVRYSDFDPSDIAFDDAMQSE from the coding sequence ATGGGTGGTAGACCAGTAACATTATTCACCGGACAGTGGGCCGATTTAACTATTGAAACCATGTGTCAAAAAGCAAAGGACTTTGGATACGATGGCTTGGAGCTTTGTTGTTGGGGCGATCATATGGAAATTGACAAAGCCGATCAGAAATATTGCAATGACCGTATTGCCTTGTTGAAAAAGTATGATTTGAATTTGTACGCTATCTCAAATCATCTGGTCGGGCAGTGTGTTTGCGATCAGATTGATGAGCGCCATAAAAGTATTTTGCCGGACTACATATGGGGAGACGGCGACCCTGAGGGTGTTCGTCAACGGGCAGCAGCCGAAATGATTAACACGGGCAAAGTTGCCAAACAACTAGGTTTAGATACCGTAGTTGGTTTTACCGGAAGTTCCATTTGGCATCTGTTGTATGCTTTTCCACCCGGATCGCAGGAAACGATTGATAAAGGATATGAAGATTTTGCCAGGCGATGGAAACCCATTCTGGATGAATACGAGAAGATGGGTGTAAAATTTGCCTTGGAAGTTCATCCTACCGAAATTGCTTTTGATATTGAATCGGCCAAACGCGCTTTAAAAACATTGGACAACCATCCTGCTTTTGGCTTCAACTACGACCCAAGCCATTTAGGGTATCAGCATGTCGATTATGTCCGGTTTATATACGAGTTTGCCGATCGTATTTTCCATGTTCATATGAAAGATGTGTATTGGAGTGATGTCCCAACGACAGTGGGTGTCTTTGGCGGACATGTACCTTTTGGAGATAATCGCCGATACTGGAATTTCCGCAGTCTGGGGCGAGGCAATATTAATTTTGAAAATATTATGCGTGCATTGAATGATATTCAATATACCGGACCGCTTTCAGTGGAATGGGAAGATAGCGGGATGAACCGGGAAGCCGGAGCTGCTGAGTCGTGTGAGTTTGTCCGCTATAGCGATTTTGATCCATCGGATATCGCTTTTGACGATGCCATGCAAAGTGAATGA
- a CDS encoding Gfo/Idh/MocA family oxidoreductase codes for MTTRRSFIKSTTTATAAVGLAASMPAAMTACAPKIVRCGLIGAKGMGFADLKAFLGQPDTECVAICDVDQRVLDARISDTEKLQGKKPKAYNDYRQLIADPEVDAVIIGTPDHWHCLPFVEACKAGKAVYCEKPLGNTIEEINIMEAAANKYNTVVQIGQWQRSDPHWRDAVDFVKSGKLGKIRTVRTWSYQGWMGSVPVKPDREAPEGVDYNFWLGPAKERPFNPNRFHFDFRWFWDYAGGLMTDWGVHIIDYGLFGMQVKAPKSVMAMGGKFAYPEDAAETPDTLQAIYEFEDFTMLWDHGIGIDGGYYGRTHGVGFVGNNGTLVVDRGGWEVIPERKNNEDMMERVELQKGTGKGLEYHMENFLGGVRDNRRDLNCSIDIAANTARVAHLGNIALKTGRRLYWDSEKSQFLNDDEANQHLVPSYRSPWELPTV; via the coding sequence ATGACAACTAGAAGATCTTTTATTAAAAGTACTACAACGGCAACTGCAGCAGTGGGGTTGGCTGCATCAATGCCGGCGGCAATGACAGCCTGTGCTCCTAAAATTGTTCGATGCGGACTGATTGGAGCCAAAGGCATGGGATTTGCCGATTTGAAAGCCTTTTTAGGGCAGCCGGACACTGAGTGTGTCGCGATTTGTGATGTCGATCAGCGGGTACTGGATGCGCGCATATCAGACACTGAAAAGCTTCAGGGCAAGAAACCAAAAGCTTACAACGATTACCGCCAGCTAATTGCTGACCCGGAAGTAGATGCCGTCATTATCGGAACGCCCGATCATTGGCACTGCCTGCCTTTTGTTGAAGCTTGTAAGGCAGGGAAAGCTGTTTATTGTGAGAAACCGTTGGGGAACACCATCGAAGAAATCAATATCATGGAAGCCGCTGCCAACAAGTACAACACCGTCGTTCAAATTGGGCAGTGGCAACGAAGCGATCCTCATTGGCGCGATGCTGTCGATTTTGTTAAGTCCGGGAAATTAGGCAAAATCAGGACAGTCAGAACTTGGTCTTATCAGGGCTGGATGGGGTCTGTTCCGGTTAAGCCAGATCGTGAAGCGCCCGAGGGTGTTGACTATAATTTTTGGTTAGGACCTGCAAAAGAACGTCCGTTCAACCCTAATCGCTTTCATTTCGACTTCCGCTGGTTTTGGGATTATGCCGGCGGATTGATGACTGATTGGGGGGTACATATTATTGACTACGGTCTTTTTGGTATGCAGGTGAAGGCACCGAAGTCTGTTATGGCAATGGGGGGTAAGTTTGCCTATCCTGAAGATGCTGCAGAAACACCGGACACCTTGCAGGCAATTTATGAATTTGAAGACTTTACCATGTTGTGGGATCACGGTATTGGGATTGATGGAGGTTATTATGGCCGCACACATGGTGTTGGTTTTGTTGGAAATAATGGCACGCTAGTGGTCGATCGAGGTGGATGGGAAGTCATTCCTGAGCGTAAAAATAATGAAGATATGATGGAGCGTGTTGAACTCCAAAAAGGGACAGGAAAAGGGCTTGAATACCACATGGAAAATTTTTTGGGTGGTGTTCGTGACAACAGGCGTGATTTGAATTGTAGCATTGATATTGCTGCGAATACTGCCCGGGTAGCTCATTTGGGAAATATCGCATTAAAAACCGGACGACGATTGTATTGGGATAGCGAAAAAAGCCAGTTTCTCAACGATGATGAGGCCAATCAACATCTGGTTCCAAGTTATCGAAGTCCTTGGGAGTTACCAACAGTGTAA